aattcaaaataagtaaagtaaaaatatcgaaagggtcacaataaaaattcttagggaatttttccttttaacgACTTAATCTAACGACAAAGCGTTTCGTTCGATCGTAGTGAATTTTTCCATCGAGAAAATGTAAACGCGTTTGTTGATACTCACTAATTTAGCCTCCTACGAAATTTAACGCAAGATGGTATGTTACATTCTTTTTCATATTCATTGTTCCACTTTGaaacaaaccattttttggtagaataaagcgaaaaacgttttggaacatttgaatttacaattattttattggaacATTTTAATGCTGACAATATCGAAATGGCTTAAAGttcaatattgaaaataaaaaatttcttcttccgaaattttttcaataaaatcggACAAAATTCTATGTAGTCCACTGTGCATTGGCTTGACATGATCAATTTGATTATCTGGACGAGCACTGCGAAATTCAAGTTTGTTTTGGGTGGTGCCTGAAGAATCTTTTTAATGCtcaagtttaattttaatcacTCTAGTCACTTTTTATCACTCCTTTTGAGCCATTAATGGTAAATAATAATTCTGTTCTGACCAAATTTTGAACCCATGATACTAAAACCAATTACTCATGAAGCAAGAACTCTAACCATCACGTAATTTTCCGTACATAGGGTTAAATGTATGGCGAAGGTATAGTTTTCAAACAACCTTGTATGTAACACGtttcgcaacttgttgcatgAATTACTATTTCGACACTTGTCTGTGTATAAATGAAGACACTCTTACATTGCCGTTTGTTGATCTATCAGTTCTACGAGTACTGGCTATTCGCACGAGTACTCGTAGGCTTAGCTATTCGCACGcgtgtgcgaatagcatcagcCATTAAAATAAGTCTAATTCATCACTTCgtctatttttggaaatcaattaattaattcaacgGAAAACTATTAATGATTAACCTTCGCAAGACTTTCATTGCAAGTGAAGTGCGTATATAACTTCATATTTTAGTAAAGAGACATCGACTCAAAGCAGCTgcataatagtattttacatgactagggataaaaagatgaaaattagagttttcgtgtgaattttgttgatccgtggcgaagccgaggtcaataaacacacgaaaacgagactttttacttttatcccgagttatgtaatggattttacatgctgagggcgtcgaaacgcgtgcttcaaacatgaaaagttcggttttcgacgcatgtagcatgtaaaacccatttcttttttcattttagtgGAATTAAATTTGTAAGTAATTTAAACTATCATTGAGAAAACACGAGTAGATTCAACGATTGACCTTTTCACAAGCTCTTTTGCGTCGATTAACAATAGCTTGCCAAAAGTACAGCAACCTATTCAATCTAATTTCGGAGCATGACTCAGGTTCCAATTTTATATTCCTACTCCTTAAATTAGGATCTTAcctgtttcaaatttaaatattgtcGAATATCTTCTCTATGTTTAAGAAAGcacatagaggtagactacctagagagAAATCATTACGAACTGTATGAGAGAAAATTTGGTGTTTTTATGGCTAATCAGTAGAGCTCATACGTTTTTTAGTGAGTACTGTGTATGAATAATTGATGTGTATAAATGTCTAACTACAGTAGGTGAAATAGATTCGAATATATCCAATCATCAATTAGATCGCAGCAAGATAGGTTCTCCTCTACAGTGCGAGAAAATAacgaaataaaagtttttcgaCATGTTATTAACATGTTAAAGACCATATTAtcaggtctattacttccaacgatcaaaatatttttaatctgttgatttcaaatcttgtacttcaattcttttaacatgcatttcaCTATGACCATATAACCCAGAGCtggtcattatttttgttttcattatgCCTATTGTATGAATAGTATCTATGTGATAGGTTAATTAATTAAAGTTGTTCGCGCGTGATAATACGTTATTGTTCCGTTCCATACACTTGTATTTGCAACTTCTCATTATAACGTATAACGTATTTCTCATGTGGCACCCTGTTGACTGAGTGACATACCATTATTGTCATATTTCTTGGAAGTTTATTCATAGTTTAACGCGCACTTCAACATTATGTTTCAAGACGCGTTcctcaaaattgtttgtaaaatttatttagtcTGTTTGAAGTTAATTGGTCTTTGGCCATTTTTGTATGATTCTAGAAATAAGTCCTTTTCTATCAACTTATTTTATGCAGTCATACCGTTTCTGTTGGTGCCATTTTACACCATTATTAGTGTACGCAATTTTTCTTTCCTCCTCGATGAagtgaaaatcgtttttcgtaaCATTGTGCTGCGAATGGTGTCAAACGCTTTTTTAGTCTCCAATCtcattttctcgattttcatTTATGGCACACAGTTAAGTCAGTATGGTAgaataaagaaattgtttcataAGTTCAGAAAGCTAACTACAAGTTTCGATCGATGGCTACCAATGGACGAAGTGAATTACCTGCCTCAACTAGTCAAATTTACGCTTCGCGTGCTCTTCTTCACAATAGTGTACGAGTTGTATCATATGTCTAGTATGTCATTTATTGCCCCTAATAAATTCGGCGTTTGTACATTGCTTGCATTTGTGTTACCGAATTTTATTGTCAAATGTTATCCAGACCTATTTTATGGAGGTATGTTAGtaggacatttttatttccatcaaatgaacaaagaaattcgGATCATCCTGAATGCcgttattgaattgaaaagttCCGGGAGTGAAAATGGAATGAGAAATTTAAGCCAAAAGCTGGAAAACGTAACCGTCCATTACTTccagttaattgaaattgtcaGAGAATTCAATTCGTTTACATCGCTCCGTGTACTTCTATggcttttcattttgttgctGAATTTCGTGGTTCACTTTTACATGCAGTACGCATTTCTGTGGGCATTATTTCGACATGGACAGAGAATTAATGTTGTCATTTCCATAATCGGATTCATCTACActtttttccaattatttgaattttggctTACAACATCAATCTGTTCCAAACTGTCCAACGAAATAAACCGAACTGAAATAATGTTAAGCTCAATGTACCTTCATCTTTGCCATACTGATCACGTTCCattcaaagaaaaagtaaGAAGAAATTTCAGATGAAGTAAACATATTCCGATTGtcataatttaattatacATACTACCGCAGGTGTTCATGACTGCCAATCGTATCAAACATGAGAATCTGGAAATCACTGgctcaaaattatttgtcattGATTCGCGTTTAATTTTCTCGGTAATTCGAATGGTAACTTTGGATGGCCTTCGcctcaaataaattttgtttcttttacttttccaGATTATTAGCAGTACCTTCTCATACTTAGTGATACTCATACAGTTTGAATTGTCCAACATAAACATGTGAAAATATATTGCAAAAGTTTAATTGTACTTGTGTTTCCTTCGAGAGGTAAATACTTCtggaaataattgaaataaacaaaaaaaaaattattcgaagtGCGACGCTCCTCGGGGTTTTTTTTAAGATTCCTTTAACATTCTTTTTCTCAACGACGCCCTATGCCCTATATCCAATATCAGACGAACAGGGCAGATTTATTTATCATACGAAACGAAAGGCCGTATTTTCATCTAATCGAAACCATCTCTTTTGCTTCATTAGTTCTAAAAGGGCACGATGTACAATATAAAACCACATTATCCAGAGCTTGACTGCAATCGATATACCTACTAATTGATTAATTCAATGTTCTCTCTATTAATTATTCACCATTGCATGACTTCATTCAAGTGACGCACTTAATTAACATTCGAAGCTTTTAGTAAGGGACTTCGTTGTGTACTCTTCTTCAATGAAACGAACAGAACGGAAACACATTTCTTCACATTGCATCGTTGTCGGAGAGACTACAATTTTTGGCTGGTACGTTGACTGAAAACTGGAAATTACTCCAACAAGTAATAGTACTtgctgggacattttttgttgagacgTGTGTGaaggttgtttttttttgtctggtgagagaatgtgacgtttttggtccgcctgaatgaaaaattgatttgggCGAGACGGTAATGAGTTGTTTTCTGGCCATAAGACAACAAAATATCCTTCATAATGTCAATCCGACccgttttattcaattttacataAGAATCTACACAAAAGGTAATTTCCTTGAGTAAACTTTGTTGGATAATCCAACTTGGATTTAATACGGGAAATGGTTTGTATGTAACACCCTGTTGTTAGATGAAAACCAAATtatcgtaaaatattttttggggaATTAGTCGTATTTTAGTTATCATCCTTTCGAACATTATAATGTTTCAAAAAGCGTTcctcaaaattgtttgtaaaatttatttagtttgTCTGAAGTTAATTGGCCTCTGGCCATTTTCGTACGATTCTGCAACTAACTCATTTTCCTTCAATCTATTTTACGCAGTCATACCGTTTGCATTAGTGCCATATTATACCATTATCAGTGTGcgcgatttttcttttctcctCGATGAAGTGAAAATCCTTTTCCGGAACATTGTGCTGAAAATGGTCTCTACCGCTTTCATAGTCTTCAAtctcattttttcaatttacgtCCATGGTACACAGTTCCGTCAGTTTGGAAGGATAAAGAAACTGTTTCATAAGTTCCGAAAGCTAACTGCAAATTTTGATCGATGGCTACCAATGGATGAAGTGAATTACTTACCTCAATTGGCCAAATTTACTCTACGAACGTTCTTCTTTTCAATAGTGTACGAATCGTATCACCTCTTTAGCGTGTCATTTGTTGCTCCTAATAAATTTAGCATATGTTCAATACTTGCATTCGTGTTACCGAATTTTATCGTCAAATTTTATCCGGACATTTTTTACGGTGGCATGTTGGTGgcacatttttatttccatcaaATGAACAAAGAAGTTAAACTCATCCTTAACACGGCTATTGAACAGAAAAGCTCCTGGCAAGAAAATATGAATGTAATCACAGCGTTAAGTGAAAAACTGGAAAATGTGGCCGTTCATTACTTTCAGCTAATTGAAATTGTAAAGGAATTCAATTCGATCACATCATTCCGCGTACTTCTGTggcttttcattttgttgctGAATTTCGTAGTCCATTTATTTATGCAGTACGTTTTTGTCGGGGTGTCACTACAGCATGGACAGAAAATAAACGTTGCTATTTCAATAACCGGACTGATCGATACTATGTtacaattatttgaattttggctTACAACGTCAATCTGTTCGAGATTGTCGAACGAAATAAGCCAAACGGAAATAATGTTAAGCTCAATGTACCTCCATCTACGCCATAGTGATCATGTTCAATTCAAAGAGAAAGTAAGAAGAAATTTCAGAGGAAGTAAACATTTTCCGTTGATCAATTTCATTATACTACCGCAGATGTTCATGATTGCCAATCGTATCAAACACGAGAATCTGGAAATCACTGGCTCTAAATTATTTGTCATTGATTCGCGTTTAATTTTCGCGGTAAATCCATTGGTAACATTAGATGGCGTtcgtatcaaaaaaaattggtttcttttactttttcagatTATTAGCAGTACCTTTTCGTACTTGATGATACTGATACAATTTGAGTTGTAAAATGTGAGTGTGAACATATTTAAcaaggaaataaatttgaaaaaaaaattgtacgaTTTTTGGATAGTAACGAGAGCTCATTAGGCATAACATAAAGGTCCAAGTCGGTCTAGAGAAAccttttttatttgcaaagaAATACCAGGTTTTTTAGAAGAACAATATGCTCCAGTCAAGAACATCGATGTGTCAAGAATTACATTCTTGTGTCGAGAACGACATCGTTGTGTGTTGTATTGATAACAACATTGTTGTATTGATAACAACATTGTTGTATTGATAACATCATTGTTGTGTCGAGAACGACATTGTTGTGTCGAGAACGACATTGTTGTGTCGAGAACGACATTGTTGTGTCGAGAACGACATTGTTGTGTCGAGAACGACATTGTTTTACTAATAACAAACTAACGCTGATGATCACTGTTTCCTGCAGACTATGTACTCGTATTCACCCACAGATTCACTACTAAAGCTAATGCATTCAAGAAATGCTTTAAGAACCCGAACGTGAGAATAAAAGTGCAAAAAAGTTAGACCGTTAGCCGAATTTGAATTATTGCACCGTCGCTCCCAAGTACATTGTGGTCTGTcttttttctgtctttttaAGAATACTTATCGGTGCACTTTAGGTAATACCTCTATGTGGACTCTGAGTCCTTAACACAAAAACCAACatttattcgaaatatttttttaaaaattcaatcaacGATGTAAATGCATTCAAAATACCTTTTTCTTCTACAAAATAATAACGGCATAACCTGGTTACTGCCTCTCGGATAAATATTGTcaaacaaaaacgaataactttctagcctcttacacaaaCAATTCTATGCTGGAAACGTTTGGCGTTCTTCTTCCCGttccaatttaaattttcgaattgatgGTGGTAACAGCTTTATGGATAGCTTGTGCCACATAAACGACATTGTTTTCATTCAATCCGCACATGTTTATCCGACCCGTTGACAACAAATAGATGTGATACTCGTTTATCAGCAATTTGACTTGTTGTTCTGCAATGGTTACATAGAAATTGTTAGAAATAATTTAGACAGGCGCTGCGAAGTAAAGCACTACCATTCAGTCCAGTGTAAGAGAACATTCCGATCTGATCGACAATGTGGTTCCAGGTTCCCggtgttttcaattttgtcagTTCACCGAACAACGCCTGTCTCATCTGTTGAATGCGTGACGACATCATTCGAATGCAATTCATCCATTCTTCTCGCAAATCGGGATTACTCAAAATTGTGCTCACGACACGTGCACCATAAGCTGGTGGAGTTGAGTAAGTGGCTCGCACAATCAATGTTAATTGGGATAGTACAGCGGCCGAGGTGGAGCTATCTTTTTGTACGACGACCAAGTTACCAATGCGTTCAGCTGGAATTTTTGAGTGGCAAGAAATTGGTTAATTCATTAATTGAATATGACGCCGTCACACTTACAATAAAGcccgaaatttttggcatACGATTGAGCGCAAAGCAATTCGAATCCCCTGGATTCAAAGTATCGCACAGCGAAGGCGTCACGGATCGGGTCACCAGATGCAAAACCTTGATATGCCGAATCGAAGAACGGGAACAATTTCTTCTTTTCCATCAAATCAGCGATTTGCTTCCATTGCTCCTCCGTCGGATCGCAACCGGTTGGATTATGCGCACAGGCGTGTAGAACAATAACGGCGTTCTCGGGTGCGTTATTCAAATCTTCAAGGAGTCCGGCGAAATTGATAGCTCGCGACACTGGATCCCAATATCTGTATTCCTTAATTGTAGTGAATCCGGCGCCAGCAAAGactttgaaatgattttcccACGTCGGATCGGAGAAATACACAACACTTCTGCCAAGTTTGCGGGCTAAAAACTCGGCTCCGATCTTCAAAGCTCCAGTACCGGAAAGAGATTGAACTCCAACGGCCTAGGTAATTTTAAAACCTTAAATGATTCACTTTAAGCGACCTGGGGTTAATAGTTCTACTCACGCGATTTTCTTTAATTGCCTTAGATTCCTCacccaacaacaacaaagtcGATGCTTTAGTAAATGCTTCGAGTcctgaatttaaaatttagttttgataTGAACCAACAACATTTGATCGTCTAGTGTTACCTGTAACTGGAATGTATTCATGATTCAATGTGCTGTCGGTAGCGACTTTTGTTTCTGTCGCTCTAACGACCGGTAGCACCCAAGGTTTTCCATCAGCAGTTCGATATGctgaaaagtggaaaaaagaACATTATTTGCTGGTGACATAATCAACCGTGTTGATCTAACAAGAAGGCTCACAGAAATAAAAGGTGTTGTAGCGTAGCCTTTAGTCGAATACAGTCACTGAGTGATCAGGTTTCTTTCTGGCTATAATATTACCAAATCATGtcgaaaaactatttttttcataaacttgTTACTTGGCAAGTGGTTTACCATAGCACTGAATCAGATACTACGGGTTTACTTGTCGGTGTAAACATACTTCCATCATTGTCACTAATGATTGTATTCAACAAATTGCCGCAGAAGACACGACATCAGAGGACTATGTGATGCACTACACAAAGAGCTCCACACAATCCGAGTTCTACGTTTTactgaaagtggaccaggcccGAACAATGCTGTAAATCGAGCGACTCCCTAACAAcctttccaatttttttttttgaaaatttttaattatggAGCATTTTACAAATTAGTGTCCTGAGAGGCTTTTTCGATCCCGTGAAGACCTGAAGCGATCAGAAACAGAAGGTGTGTTCTTATGGTATAGCAATATCGGTACGTCTGAATGCGTATGCGAAAGAAATGGTCATTAACATAGTGATGCAATAAGACACAAATAGTTTGTAATCTTGTCACATTTGTACTACATTACATCAACCGGTGGAAGGGAAAGAATTTATTGGTGAATTTACATATGTTTTTGTGTCGATCAATAAgtataaattattgaaattacgACAAGAAAATCTTGCAGTTTCTagcagaaaaacaatttttttttacgccTATGAGATAACAATTATTATGTGTTTCGCGTGTTTCGTCATCAATGTGTGTTGTGTTAGTGTAGTTCGACTTTCATTCAGCTAAAAAACTGCAATTATCTCTCATAGAAACGAGAGGAACATCATCTGTTCTGGAGTAACTGTTACCAGCTATGATAagataaaataatgaaaacaacATCACTCACAAGGGGTCACGTATTACACGATAAAGTAGTATCACTGTGTGGAATGCgcatttatatatattatatataacCTCCCGAGAGAGGCATATCATTCATAAAGATAATTagcgaaaaacaatttctgtaACTTCTATTTGAcctttgatttagtttatggTTCATTTCATGGAGGCTGTTACACAACAGCACCAATTGATTAGCCTTTACCAATATATTGAATAGTCTATCCAccatagaaaaaaaacgatagaaaAACGGTGCCGAAAAACTGGATTAAAATACCAAATTAAAAAGTAAATCAATTGGTTCTACTCACCACCGACACTTAAATTCACTTTATCTTTAAATGGATCAC
This genomic stretch from Bradysia coprophila strain Holo2 chromosome II, BU_Bcop_v1, whole genome shotgun sequence harbors:
- the LOC119067794 gene encoding uncharacterized protein LOC119067794; translation: MVSTAFIVFNLIFSIYVHGTQFRQFGRIKKLFHKFRKLTANFDRWLPMDEVNYLPQLAKFTLRTFFFSIVYESYHLFSVSFVAPNKFSICSILAFVLPNFIVKFYPDIFYGGMLVAHFYFHQMNKEVKLILNTAIEQKSSWQENMNVITALSEKLENVAVHYFQLIEIVKEFNSITSFRVLLWLFILLLNFVVHLFMQYVFVGVSLQHGQKINVAISITGLIDTMLQLFEFWLTTSICSRLSNEISQTEIMLSSMYLHLRHSDHVQFKEKMFMIANRIKHENLEITGSKLFVIDSRLIFAIISSTFSYLMILIQFEL
- the LOC119067787 gene encoding aspartate aminotransferase, cytoplasmic, with the translated sequence MSSSVFANLEEGAKIEVFALTATYNSDPFKDKVNLSVGAYRTADGKPWVLPVVRATETKVATDSTLNHEYIPVTGLEAFTKASTLLLLGEESKAIKENRAVGVQSLSGTGALKIGAEFLARKLGRSVVYFSDPTWENHFKVFAGAGFTTIKEYRYWDPVSRAINFAGLLEDLNNAPENAVIVLHACAHNPTGCDPTEEQWKQIADLMEKKKLFPFFDSAYQGFASGDPIRDAFAVRYFESRGFELLCAQSYAKNFGLYSERIGNLVVVQKDSSTSAAVLSQLTLIVRATYSTPPAYGARVVSTILSNPDLREEWMNCIRMMSSRIQQMRQALFGELTKLKTPGTWNHIVDQIGMFSYTGLNEQQVKLLINEYHIYLLSTGRINMCGLNENNVVYVAQAIHKAVTTINSKI